From one Flavobacterium kingsejongi genomic stretch:
- a CDS encoding FUSC family protein, producing the protein MIYRVKKFADSTNFTNALKVTTAAVIPVFVMNYLGHFEIGFTIALGAFLTYPSDIPSNLKHKINGLLVAALIVAGCNLLVNFLHPYTWILYPVLCVLIFFLSMISVYGQRATMVSFSGLLSTALAFGHIHTGVEMLRYSGLMLIGGIFYLLVSLIFNFIRPKRYVELQIADCIKLTAKYMKLRGDLWNADADKSKIIEKQLNLQVEINVIHENLREILMRNRTSGTSNQNRKMLIVFISLLEILELALSTSFDHNKLHQKFEGYPKVLSTYQTLAYNLAATLKQIGKSIENSKKYVSKHALFKDLEALEKVIADYEQELGKENAAEGVYMLSNMLHYAQKQIEKIKTIERAFSLSIVYKDFKGERNKDMEKFLAPMYYPISTLIENLSFSSTIFRHSLRLTITILIGFIIGQFLPFENVYWILLTIVVIMRPGYGLTKQRSFHRMIGTVAGGLIAFAILSLIHNNIIIGSLAIICMILGYSFTQINYKIGATFVTIYVVFVYGIITPNIADVVQYRILDTLVGTGLTFLANYFFWPSWEFISIPLFLKKSIEANRNYLNEISLFYNHKGDVTTSYRLARKNAFIEIGNLMASFQRMSQEPKSKQKELPQIYKLVVLNHTLLSSLASLGTYIQSHKTYSASEAFNVVVNTVIKNLDSAIKLLNLESSAALSDAENEELAMRFTELKNIRAKELKEGNISEDEEFNLKMQEAQLVIEQLILLTNLSESIVQASKKLNLTR; encoded by the coding sequence ATGATTTATAGAGTTAAAAAATTCGCTGACAGCACTAATTTTACGAATGCCCTAAAAGTCACTACAGCTGCCGTAATCCCGGTGTTTGTAATGAATTACTTGGGTCATTTTGAAATTGGATTTACCATTGCCCTGGGAGCCTTCCTTACTTATCCAAGTGATATCCCGAGTAATCTCAAACATAAAATCAACGGTCTTTTAGTAGCCGCCCTTATTGTTGCAGGATGTAATCTTTTGGTCAACTTTCTGCATCCGTATACCTGGATTTTATATCCTGTGCTGTGTGTCCTTATTTTTTTCCTATCCATGATTTCGGTGTACGGGCAACGTGCTACCATGGTTTCATTCTCCGGATTATTATCGACCGCACTGGCTTTTGGGCATATCCATACCGGAGTAGAAATGCTGCGGTATTCGGGACTGATGCTTATCGGTGGGATTTTCTACCTCCTTGTTTCCTTAATTTTTAATTTTATCCGCCCAAAACGATATGTAGAGCTCCAGATTGCGGATTGCATCAAGCTAACGGCAAAATACATGAAACTCCGTGGAGACTTGTGGAATGCTGATGCTGATAAATCTAAAATCATCGAGAAACAGCTGAACCTACAGGTAGAGATCAATGTGATACACGAAAACCTCAGGGAAATCCTGATGCGTAACCGTACTTCAGGTACTTCTAACCAGAACCGGAAAATGCTGATCGTGTTTATTTCACTATTAGAGATATTGGAACTGGCATTGTCCACTTCCTTTGACCACAATAAGCTCCATCAAAAATTTGAAGGCTACCCCAAAGTGCTTTCTACCTATCAAACCCTAGCCTATAACCTGGCTGCTACGCTAAAACAGATTGGTAAAAGCATAGAGAACAGCAAGAAATATGTTTCCAAACATGCCCTTTTCAAAGACCTGGAAGCACTGGAAAAAGTCATTGCCGACTACGAACAGGAACTGGGTAAAGAAAATGCAGCCGAAGGCGTTTACATGCTTTCCAATATGCTCCATTATGCACAGAAGCAAATTGAAAAAATAAAAACCATTGAACGGGCTTTTAGCCTTAGCATCGTATACAAAGATTTTAAAGGAGAGCGAAATAAGGACATGGAAAAATTCCTCGCTCCAATGTATTATCCGATTAGTACGCTGATAGAGAATTTAAGTTTTTCTTCTACGATTTTCAGGCATTCCCTGCGGCTGACCATCACTATCCTGATTGGTTTTATCATCGGGCAGTTCCTTCCGTTCGAGAATGTGTATTGGATATTGCTTACGATAGTAGTGATCATGCGCCCTGGATATGGCCTTACCAAACAACGGTCCTTTCACCGAATGATCGGGACAGTTGCCGGAGGGCTTATTGCCTTTGCGATCCTTTCATTGATCCATAACAATATCATTATTGGTAGTTTGGCCATTATCTGCATGATTTTGGGGTATTCGTTTACACAAATCAATTACAAAATCGGCGCCACCTTTGTCACGATCTATGTGGTTTTTGTGTACGGTATCATCACACCTAATATTGCCGATGTAGTACAATATCGAATCCTGGACACACTTGTAGGAACCGGGCTTACCTTTTTGGCCAACTATTTTTTCTGGCCTTCGTGGGAGTTTATCAGTATTCCGCTTTTCCTCAAAAAATCGATCGAAGCCAACCGGAATTACCTGAATGAAATTTCGCTTTTTTACAATCATAAGGGTGATGTAACCACCTCTTACCGACTGGCCCGTAAAAATGCTTTTATTGAGATCGGAAACCTGATGGCTTCTTTCCAGCGCATGTCGCAAGAACCCAAATCGAAACAGAAAGAACTTCCGCAGATCTATAAGTTGGTAGTCCTAAACCATACGCTACTTTCTTCGCTGGCTTCTTTGGGAACGTACATCCAGTCCCATAAGACCTATTCAGCCTCCGAAGCCTTTAATGTTGTGGTGAATACTGTGATTAAAAATCTGGATTCTGCTATTAAGCTCCTTAATCTGGAATCGTCTGCAGCCTTATCGGATGCAGAAAATGAAGAATTGGCCATGCGTTTTACGGAATTAAAGAACATACGCGCCAAAGAACTAAAGGAAGGCAATATTTCTGAAGATGAAGAATTCAACCTCAAAATGCAGGAAGCCCAGTTGGTGATTGAACAATTGATACTCCTGACTAATTTATCCGAAAGTATTGTACAGGCTTCTAAAAAACTAAACTTAACGCGATAG
- the def gene encoding peptide deformylase, translating into MILPIVGYGDPVLRKMCEEITAEYTDLKALIANMYETMYNAYGVGLAAPQVGLPIRLFMIDTEPFSDSDDLSPEEQEQLKSFRQTFINAKMLKEEGEEWGFNEGCLSIPEVREDVFRNEKITIEFYDEDFNKRTEVYDGLIARVIQHEYDHIEGILFTDKISSLKKRLIQKKLQNIMEGRTRPDYKMKFIAKKGR; encoded by the coding sequence ATGATTTTACCAATTGTAGGATATGGTGATCCGGTGCTAAGAAAAATGTGTGAGGAGATCACGGCAGAATATACTGACCTGAAGGCGCTTATTGCAAATATGTATGAGACAATGTACAATGCGTATGGTGTTGGATTGGCAGCGCCACAGGTAGGATTGCCGATACGTTTGTTCATGATCGATACAGAACCTTTTAGCGATAGTGATGATCTTTCCCCGGAAGAACAGGAACAATTAAAAAGCTTCAGGCAGACTTTTATCAACGCTAAAATGTTGAAAGAAGAAGGAGAAGAATGGGGATTCAATGAAGGATGCCTGAGTATTCCTGAGGTACGTGAAGATGTATTCCGCAATGAAAAGATCACAATCGAATTTTACGATGAGGATTTCAACAAGCGTACAGAAGTATATGACGGCCTGATTGCCCGTGTCATTCAGCATGAATACGATCATATTGAAGGAATTTTGTTTACGGATAAAATATCATCATTAAAAAAGCGTTTAATTCAGAAGAAATTGCAGAATATCATGGAAGGCAGGACGAGACCTGACTACAAAATGAAATTTATCGCCAAAAAAGGGAGATAA
- the ruvX gene encoding Holliday junction resolvase RuvX codes for MPRILAIDYGQKRTGIAVTDDFQIIASGLTTIPSETALVFLKDYFGKEKVEKVLIGQPKQMNYEDSESAPLIEVFVVKFNKMFPDMKVERVDERFTSKMAFQTMIDSGLKKKQRQNKALIDEISATIMLQDYLSRKIF; via the coding sequence ATGCCAAGAATACTTGCAATAGACTACGGACAAAAAAGAACCGGAATTGCCGTGACTGACGATTTCCAGATCATCGCTTCCGGGCTCACTACTATCCCTTCTGAAACAGCACTGGTCTTTTTGAAGGATTATTTTGGGAAAGAAAAGGTAGAAAAAGTATTGATCGGACAGCCGAAACAGATGAATTATGAAGATTCTGAAAGTGCTCCGCTTATCGAAGTTTTTGTAGTCAAATTCAACAAAATGTTTCCTGATATGAAGGTCGAAAGAGTAGATGAGCGATTTACTTCGAAAATGGCATTTCAGACCATGATTGATAGCGGCCTAAAAAAGAAGCAACGACAAAATAAAGCCCTTATTGATGAAATATCCGCAACAATTATGTTGCAGGATTACTTATCAAGGAAAATATTTTAG
- a CDS encoding RNA polymerase sigma factor: MANVILPDSELVKSYVAGNETALSTLIERHQSKIYGFIYSKVSDRDITDDIFQDTFIKVIKTLKSNSYNEEGKFLPWVMRISHNLVVDYFRKTKKMPLYRETEEFSIFSIMSDDSPNIENRMISGQVESDLKKLIEELPQDQKEVLIMRIYQDLSFKEISELTGVSINTALGRMRYALMNLRKVIDKHQIILTN, from the coding sequence ATGGCTAACGTTATACTACCAGACTCTGAATTGGTGAAAAGCTATGTGGCAGGAAACGAAACCGCATTATCAACTCTGATAGAGAGACATCAATCAAAAATTTACGGCTTTATTTATTCTAAAGTATCAGATAGGGATATCACAGACGATATTTTTCAGGATACCTTTATTAAGGTGATCAAAACGCTAAAATCAAATTCGTATAATGAAGAAGGGAAATTCCTTCCCTGGGTGATGCGTATATCCCATAATCTTGTTGTGGATTACTTTAGAAAAACTAAAAAAATGCCCCTATATCGGGAGACTGAAGAATTTTCTATCTTCTCCATTATGTCGGATGACTCTCCTAATATTGAGAACAGGATGATTTCCGGACAGGTAGAAAGCGATCTTAAAAAACTTATTGAAGAACTTCCACAGGACCAAAAAGAAGTGCTTATTATGCGTATATACCAGGACTTGAGCTTTAAGGAAATTTCAGAACTTACAGGAGTGAGTATTAATACCGCTTTAGGAAGAATGCGTTATGCGCTCATGAATCTTAGAAAAGTAATCGACAAACATCAAATTATTTTGACGAATTGA
- the mazG gene encoding nucleoside triphosphate pyrophosphohydrolase → MNSRQDQLKAFERLLDIMDDFREKCPWDQKQTLESLRHLTIEETYELGDAILDHDLPEIKKELGDLLLHIVFYAKIGSETNDFDIADVANEICEKLIHRHPHIYSDVVVENEEEVKQNWEKLKLKEGRKSVLEGVPKSLPALVKASRIQDKVKGVGFDWEQPEQVWEKVEEELQEFRDEVISGDQEAMEAEFGDVLFSMINYARFLKINPEDALERTNKKFIKRFQYLESKAGELGKSLSDMTLAEMDVFWNQAKKL, encoded by the coding sequence ATGAATTCCAGACAAGACCAGTTAAAAGCATTCGAGCGATTGCTCGATATTATGGATGATTTCCGGGAGAAATGCCCGTGGGATCAAAAGCAGACGCTTGAGAGCCTGAGGCACCTGACAATTGAAGAAACCTACGAATTAGGAGATGCGATCCTGGATCATGACCTGCCTGAGATAAAAAAGGAATTGGGAGATTTGCTTTTGCATATTGTTTTTTATGCTAAAATCGGAAGTGAAACCAATGATTTTGATATTGCCGATGTAGCAAATGAGATCTGTGAAAAGCTGATCCATAGGCATCCGCATATCTATAGCGATGTGGTTGTGGAAAATGAAGAAGAGGTAAAGCAAAACTGGGAAAAACTCAAGCTAAAAGAAGGGCGCAAGTCTGTATTAGAAGGAGTGCCTAAAAGCTTGCCGGCATTGGTCAAAGCGAGCAGGATCCAGGATAAGGTCAAAGGAGTTGGGTTCGATTGGGAACAACCCGAGCAGGTCTGGGAAAAGGTAGAGGAAGAATTGCAGGAATTTCGGGACGAAGTAATATCCGGAGATCAGGAGGCGATGGAAGCAGAGTTCGGAGATGTGCTGTTTTCCATGATCAACTATGCCCGTTTCTTAAAAATCAATCCTGAAGATGCGCTGGAACGTACCAACAAAAAGTTTATCAAGCGTTTTCAGTACCTTGAAAGCAAAGCAGGAGAATTGGGCAAATCACTGTCGGATATGACATTGGCAGAAATGGATGTATTTTGGAATCAGGCAAAGAAATTATAA
- the rlmH gene encoding 23S rRNA (pseudouridine(1915)-N(3))-methyltransferase RlmH — MNIRILAIGKTDNKALQSLIDDYQKRLSFYIKFDLEVIPDIKNVKHLSEAQQKEKEGELILGKLTPTDQLVLLDENGKHFSSMGFSEELQKKMNSGVKTLVYVIGGPYGFSDAVYQKAQGKIALSSMTFSHQMVRLFFIEQLYRGFTILKNEPYHHQ, encoded by the coding sequence ATGAATATCCGGATTCTTGCCATTGGCAAAACAGACAATAAAGCGTTACAATCGTTAATCGATGATTACCAGAAAAGGCTTTCGTTTTACATCAAATTTGATTTGGAGGTTATTCCAGATATCAAAAATGTAAAACATCTTTCTGAGGCACAGCAAAAGGAGAAAGAAGGCGAACTCATCCTTGGCAAACTTACCCCTACAGACCAGCTTGTCCTTTTAGATGAAAACGGCAAGCATTTTTCGAGTATGGGCTTTTCCGAAGAATTGCAGAAAAAGATGAACAGTGGCGTAAAAACACTGGTATATGTTATTGGCGGCCCTTATGGTTTTTCAGATGCTGTGTACCAAAAGGCACAGGGAAAAATAGCCTTATCTTCTATGACATTCTCCCACCAGATGGTCCGTTTGTTTTTTATTGAACAGCTGTACCGTGGTTTTACGATTCTTAAAAATGAACCCTACCACCATCAGTAA
- a CDS encoding endonuclease III domain-containing protein, with translation MNKKERVNFIITTLKELYPELPIPLDHKDPYTLLIAVLLSAQSTDVGVNKITPILFAKADNPYDMVKLSVEEIREIIKPCGLSPMKSKGIHGLSQILIDRYNGEVPQSFEALESLPAVGHKTASVVMSQAFGVPAFPVDTHIHRLMYRWNLSNGKNVVQTEKDAKRLFPENCWNDLHLQMIWYGRQYSPARGWDLEKDIITRTVGRKQVLEEYYIKKSR, from the coding sequence ATGAACAAAAAGGAGCGTGTAAATTTCATAATTACCACCCTAAAAGAATTATATCCTGAGCTTCCGATCCCCCTGGACCATAAAGACCCTTATACCCTGCTGATTGCGGTATTGCTTTCTGCACAAAGTACCGATGTAGGCGTTAATAAAATTACCCCCATATTGTTTGCCAAAGCAGACAATCCGTATGATATGGTAAAACTTAGTGTAGAGGAAATCCGGGAAATCATAAAACCCTGTGGCCTGTCTCCAATGAAATCCAAAGGAATCCACGGACTCTCACAAATCCTGATTGACCGATACAATGGCGAGGTGCCCCAAAGTTTTGAAGCCCTGGAATCCCTGCCGGCCGTAGGCCATAAAACGGCGAGCGTAGTGATGTCACAGGCCTTTGGTGTCCCTGCATTCCCCGTTGATACCCACATCCACCGACTGATGTACCGCTGGAACCTTTCTAATGGAAAAAATGTAGTACAGACGGAAAAAGATGCGAAACGCTTGTTTCCTGAAAACTGCTGGAATGACCTTCATCTCCAGATGATCTGGTACGGAAGGCAGTATTCTCCAGCACGTGGCTGGGATCTTGAAAAGGATATCATCACCCGTACAGTAGGGCGGAAACAGGTACTGGAAGAGTATTATATTAAAAAATCCCGGTGA
- the uvrA gene encoding excinuclease ABC subunit UvrA gives MKTDISTLDPKKNIIIKGAQIHNLKNIDVAIPRNKLVVITGLSGSGKSSLAFDTLYAEGQRRYVESLSSYARQFLGRLDKPKVEYIKGIAPAIAIEQKVNTTNARSTVGTSTEIYDYMKLLYARIGKTFSPVSGQEVKKNTVSDVIEVVQQLPLESKWLLISPIHLEEGRTLDDKLKVLLQQGYARVLVDNEMLRIDEWDAATHIKKETFLIIDRIIVKEEEEFYNRLADAVQTAFYEGKGTAYLQELNGTQRFGFSNNFELDGITFLEPNVHLFSFNNPYGACPSCEGYGNIIGIDSELVVPNTSLSIYENAIYAWRGESMSWYRDMLVNNAYKFDFPIHKPFFELTEDQKALLWEGNSHFTGLNEFFAELEAKNYKIQNRVMLSRYRGKTVCPTCKGKRLRKEATYVKIDTKNITDLVILPIKNLMQFFEKLELSEYDAKVAKRLLVEINNRLSFLSEVGLDYLTLNRNSATLSGGESQRINLATSLGSSLVGSMYILDEPSIGLHPKDTEKLIKVLISLRDLGNTVIVVEHDEDIMKHADMIIDIGPEAGTNGGHLVAQGDYDTILKSSSLTAKYLNGELEISVPKKRRHTKNFIEITGARENNLKNVTVKFPLEALTVITGVSGSGKSTLVKKILFPAMQKQLDGVGEKAGQFTEMKGSYSQIKHIEYVDQNPIGRSSRSNPVTYIKAYDDIRDLFAKQKLSQIRGYLPKHFSFNVDGGRCETCKGEGTVTIEMQFMADVELVCETCNGKRFQKEVLEITFEGKNIDDILTMTIDDAVAFFHQHKQSKITQKLQPLQDVGLGYVQLGQSSSTLSGGEAQRIKLASFLVKGATKDKALFVFDEPTTGLHFHDIKKLLASFDALLEKGHSIIVIEHNLDLIKCADWIIDLGPEGGENGGNILAIGTPEEIVKNKDSITGKYLKEKL, from the coding sequence ATGAAAACTGACATTTCGACTTTAGATCCAAAGAAAAATATAATTATAAAAGGGGCACAAATCCACAATCTAAAAAATATAGATGTGGCGATTCCCCGCAATAAACTGGTTGTAATTACCGGACTTTCGGGTTCGGGAAAATCCAGCCTTGCTTTTGATACTCTTTATGCCGAAGGGCAGCGCCGGTATGTGGAGAGCCTTTCTTCCTATGCCCGACAGTTCCTGGGTCGTTTGGACAAGCCAAAAGTAGAATACATCAAAGGCATAGCCCCTGCCATTGCCATAGAACAAAAAGTAAATACAACGAACGCCCGTTCTACTGTAGGTACTTCTACCGAAATCTATGACTATATGAAACTGCTGTATGCCCGTATCGGTAAAACCTTCTCCCCTGTTTCCGGACAAGAGGTGAAGAAGAATACCGTTTCGGATGTGATAGAAGTGGTACAGCAACTCCCGCTGGAAAGCAAATGGCTGCTTATTTCCCCCATTCACCTGGAAGAAGGCCGGACATTAGATGACAAACTTAAAGTGCTGCTACAGCAAGGATATGCCCGTGTACTGGTTGATAACGAAATGCTGCGTATTGACGAGTGGGATGCGGCAACACATATCAAAAAAGAAACATTCCTGATCATTGACCGGATTATCGTTAAGGAAGAGGAAGAATTTTACAACCGGCTTGCCGACGCAGTACAGACTGCTTTTTATGAGGGGAAAGGTACGGCTTACCTGCAGGAATTAAATGGGACGCAACGGTTCGGGTTCAGCAATAATTTTGAACTGGACGGTATCACCTTCTTGGAGCCTAATGTACACCTTTTCAGCTTCAACAATCCGTATGGCGCCTGCCCTTCTTGTGAAGGTTATGGCAATATCATCGGAATTGACAGTGAATTAGTAGTTCCGAATACTTCCCTATCGATTTATGAAAATGCCATTTATGCCTGGCGTGGTGAAAGTATGAGCTGGTACCGTGATATGCTCGTCAACAACGCTTATAAATTTGATTTCCCTATTCACAAGCCATTTTTTGAACTTACGGAAGATCAAAAGGCATTGCTATGGGAAGGAAATAGCCATTTTACAGGACTGAATGAGTTTTTTGCCGAACTGGAAGCCAAGAATTATAAAATACAAAATCGCGTAATGCTTTCCCGGTATCGTGGAAAAACAGTCTGTCCTACCTGTAAAGGGAAGCGATTGCGCAAAGAAGCAACCTATGTGAAGATCGATACCAAAAACATTACAGACCTGGTGATCTTACCGATTAAAAACCTGATGCAGTTTTTTGAAAAATTAGAACTTTCCGAATATGATGCTAAAGTAGCCAAGCGGCTGTTGGTCGAAATCAACAATCGTCTTTCCTTTTTATCGGAAGTTGGATTGGACTACCTTACCCTCAACCGAAATTCAGCAACGCTTTCCGGTGGGGAGTCCCAGCGTATTAACCTGGCTACGTCATTAGGAAGCAGCCTTGTAGGGTCCATGTATATCCTGGACGAACCGAGCATTGGGCTCCACCCAAAAGACACAGAAAAACTGATTAAAGTACTGATCTCATTACGGGATTTAGGAAATACGGTGATTGTAGTCGAGCATGATGAAGATATTATGAAACATGCCGATATGATTATTGATATTGGTCCCGAAGCTGGAACAAATGGTGGCCATCTTGTCGCTCAGGGTGATTATGACACGATTTTAAAATCCTCTTCCCTGACAGCCAAATACCTTAATGGAGAATTAGAAATCAGTGTTCCAAAGAAACGGCGCCATACCAAGAATTTTATCGAAATTACAGGCGCCCGGGAGAACAACCTTAAAAATGTCACGGTAAAATTCCCTTTGGAAGCCTTAACGGTAATTACCGGAGTTTCAGGAAGCGGAAAAAGTACCCTGGTCAAAAAAATCCTATTCCCTGCCATGCAGAAACAACTGGATGGTGTGGGTGAAAAAGCAGGGCAGTTTACCGAAATGAAAGGAAGTTACTCCCAGATCAAGCATATTGAATATGTAGACCAGAATCCTATTGGAAGAAGTTCCCGTTCGAATCCGGTAACCTATATCAAAGCCTATGATGATATCCGGGATTTGTTTGCCAAACAAAAGCTATCTCAAATACGGGGCTATCTTCCCAAACACTTTTCGTTCAATGTTGATGGTGGCCGTTGTGAAACCTGTAAAGGAGAAGGAACTGTGACCATTGAAATGCAGTTCATGGCCGATGTAGAGTTGGTATGTGAAACCTGTAACGGAAAACGTTTCCAGAAAGAAGTATTAGAGATAACCTTTGAAGGCAAAAATATCGATGATATCCTAACCATGACCATCGACGATGCGGTTGCTTTTTTCCACCAGCACAAGCAGTCGAAAATTACCCAGAAATTACAACCGCTTCAGGATGTTGGATTGGGTTATGTACAGTTGGGACAATCTTCATCGACTCTTTCCGGTGGTGAGGCACAGCGTATCAAGCTGGCATCATTCTTAGTAAAAGGTGCAACCAAAGACAAAGCACTATTCGTGTTTGATGAACCGACTACCGGGCTTCATTTTCATGATATTAAAAAACTCTTAGCTTCCTTTGATGCGTTGCTGGAAAAAGGGCATTCGATCATTGTGATCGAGCACAACCTGGACCTGATCAAATGTGCCGACTGGATTATCGACCTCGGCCCTGAAGGTGGTGAAAATGGTGGGAATATACTGGCCATAGGAACACCGGAAGAGATTGTAAAAAACAAAGATTCGATCACCGGGAAATATCTCAAGGAAAAACTATAA
- a CDS encoding DUF5606 domain-containing protein — translation MSLEKILAIAGKPGLYALKVQTRSGFVAESLIDGKKITVGLRSNVSLLSEISIYTDSSEVPLGQVMKTIAEKEDNGPALSHKEDKEKQEAYFKEILPDYDQDRVYPSDIKKILNWYNMLQAQGLVSKDMAVKAAPAEAAAAATEE, via the coding sequence ATGAGTTTAGAAAAAATATTAGCCATTGCCGGAAAACCGGGTTTATATGCATTAAAAGTTCAAACGCGTTCCGGTTTTGTTGCTGAGTCATTGATTGATGGGAAAAAAATTACAGTAGGATTGAGAAGCAACGTAAGTTTATTGTCAGAAATATCCATTTATACAGATAGTTCCGAAGTACCTTTGGGACAGGTAATGAAAACGATTGCAGAAAAAGAAGATAATGGCCCTGCTTTATCCCATAAAGAAGATAAAGAAAAGCAAGAAGCCTATTTTAAAGAAATCCTTCCGGATTACGATCAGGACAGGGTATATCCTTCGGATATCAAAAAAATCCTAAACTGGTACAATATGTTACAGGCTCAGGGGTTGGTATCTAAAGATATGGCAGTAAAAGCAGCACCAGCAGAAGCAGCTGCAGCAGCAACAGAAGAATAA
- a CDS encoding malate:quinone oxidoreductase — protein sequence MTTTTIKSDSDVVLIGAGIMSATLGLLLKELQPDIKIQIYERLDVAAAESSDAWNNAGTGHSAFCELNYTPELPDGSIETVKAVKIAESFEISRQFWAYLVETGLIKHPENFIRSIPHLSFVWGDKNVEFLRKRFEALQQYNLFKGMEFSDDKAVLDAWMPLVMDGRDPDEKIAATSMKLGTDVNFGELTRDIFNYLKTLDGVTTNFHHEVRDLKKYPDGRWRVKVKDLSNGDKKKVWTKFLFIGAGGGSLPLLEKAGIPEGDGFGGFPVSGQWLKCINPDIIKKHNAKVYGKASVGAPPMSVPHIDSRMIDGEKALLFGPYAGFTTKFLKHGSYLDLPLSIKANNLRPMLSAGYHNMPLTKYLIDQVRQSPEDRLEALKEYLPDAKMEDWVLETAGKRVQVIKKDPEKGGILEFGTEVVSAADGSLAVLLGASPGASTAVSIMLDLLKKCFPEQEKSEAWQFKLKQMVPSYGQSLNKNPELLATVRAHTSKVLKLESIVLEK from the coding sequence ATGACTACTACAACTATAAAATCAGATTCTGATGTAGTTTTGATAGGTGCAGGGATTATGAGTGCTACTCTTGGCCTGCTTTTAAAGGAACTCCAGCCAGATATAAAAATTCAAATTTATGAAAGGCTCGATGTTGCAGCAGCCGAAAGTTCAGATGCTTGGAACAACGCAGGAACAGGTCATTCGGCCTTCTGCGAGCTCAATTATACTCCCGAGCTTCCGGACGGATCGATAGAAACTGTAAAAGCAGTCAAAATCGCCGAATCATTCGAGATTTCCCGACAGTTTTGGGCTTATCTTGTTGAAACCGGACTGATCAAACATCCCGAAAATTTTATCCGTAGCATTCCACACCTCAGTTTTGTATGGGGTGATAAAAATGTTGAATTCCTGCGTAAAAGATTTGAAGCATTACAGCAGTACAACCTTTTCAAGGGAATGGAGTTTTCCGATGATAAGGCCGTTTTGGATGCCTGGATGCCCTTGGTAATGGATGGACGTGACCCTGACGAAAAAATTGCAGCAACTTCCATGAAACTGGGAACTGATGTGAACTTTGGCGAGCTGACACGTGACATCTTCAATTACCTGAAAACCCTGGATGGCGTAACGACCAATTTCCACCATGAAGTTCGCGACCTGAAAAAATACCCTGACGGACGATGGAGGGTTAAAGTAAAAGACCTTTCCAATGGCGATAAGAAAAAAGTATGGACGAAGTTCCTGTTTATCGGTGCTGGTGGCGGATCGCTGCCGTTGCTGGAAAAAGCAGGCATTCCCGAAGGTGATGGATTTGGTGGTTTCCCGGTAAGCGGGCAATGGCTTAAATGCATTAATCCTGATATTATCAAAAAACATAATGCCAAAGTATACGGTAAAGCCTCTGTTGGTGCACCACCAATGTCGGTACCGCATATTGACAGCCGTATGATAGATGGCGAAAAAGCATTGCTTTTTGGCCCTTATGCCGGATTCACAACAAAATTCCTGAAACACGGTTCCTACCTTGATTTACCACTTTCTATAAAAGCCAATAACCTGCGTCCGATGCTTTCTGCAGGCTACCATAACATGCCGTTGACCAAATACCTGATCGACCAGGTACGCCAATCACCGGAAGACCGACTGGAAGCGTTAAAAGAATACCTGCCAGATGCAAAAATGGAAGACTGGGTATTGGAAACAGCAGGAAAAAGGGTACAGGTCATTAAGAAAGATCCTGAAAAAGGAGGGATTCTGGAATTTGGAACCGAAGTAGTAAGTGCAGCCGACGGTTCCCTGGCAGTATTGCTTGGTGCGTCACCCGGTGCCTCCACTGCGGTATCGATTATGTTGGATCTGCTGAAAAAATGTTTCCCGGAACAGGAAAAATCAGAAGCATGGCAGTTTAAACTCAAACAAATGGTTCCTTCCTACGGGCAGTCCCTGAATAAAAACCCGGAATTGCTGGCAACAGTGAGGGCACATACTTCCAAGGTTTTAAAACTTGAAAGTATCGTACTGGAAAAATAA